One part of the Candidatus Reconcilbacillus cellulovorans genome encodes these proteins:
- a CDS encoding nucleotide pyrophosphohydrolase: MEGKTLRRMQQEVDEYISQFKEGYFRPLTMLARLTEEVGELAREINHRFGEKPKKPDEPENSVEMELGDLLFILICFANSLGIDLTEAHDRVMEKFRTRDANRWTRKDVDPDGRRSD; encoded by the coding sequence ATGGAAGGAAAAACTCTTCGGCGCATGCAGCAGGAAGTGGATGAATACATATCCCAATTTAAAGAAGGATATTTCCGGCCGTTGACGATGCTGGCCCGTCTGACGGAAGAGGTCGGCGAGTTGGCAAGAGAGATCAACCATCGGTTCGGAGAAAAGCCAAAAAAGCCGGACGAGCCGGAAAACTCTGTCGAGATGGAGCTCGGCGATCTGCTTTTCATCCTGATCTGTTTCGCCAATTCGCTCGGCATCGATCTGACGGAGGCGCACGACCGGGTGATGGAAAAATTCCGCACCCGCGACGCGAACCGATGGACAAGAAAGGACGTGGATCCCGATGGACGGCGTTCGGACTGA